Proteins from one Bacillota bacterium genomic window:
- a CDS encoding class I SAM-dependent rRNA methyltransferase, translating into MARVILKKGQEQRLLKGHPWVYRNEIADIAGSFAPGDVVEVEDCRGKFIGRGYINPISMITVRLLTRDRLEEVNEAFWRKRLYDAWNYRQQILAGADTDSFRVVFGEADFLPGLIVDKFASYLVVQTLALGIDRYQELLVALLDELIEPRGIYEQNSVLVRELEGLDLRAGFLKGPFDPLVIIHENGLKFFIDIAQGQKTGYFLDQRENKAAIRPLVKNARVLDCFCYTGGFSVHAAKYGAAQVLGFDISEEAVEMARRNAALNGYQDICSFEAVNVFDALRELERRGEKYDVVILDPPAFVKSRKALEGAIRGYKEINLRAMKIIKPGGFLVTCSCSYHMLEELFMEVVESAGLDARRRLRLIARRGQAPDHPWLCGYDESHYLKCLFLQVL; encoded by the coding sequence ATGGCAAGAGTAATACTTAAGAAAGGTCAAGAGCAAAGACTATTAAAAGGTCATCCCTGGGTTTACCGCAATGAGATCGCCGATATTGCTGGTTCTTTTGCGCCCGGGGATGTGGTCGAGGTGGAGGATTGTCGAGGGAAGTTTATAGGACGGGGTTATATTAACCCGATCTCTATGATCACGGTGCGCCTGCTTACACGGGACAGGTTAGAAGAAGTAAATGAAGCCTTTTGGCGAAAACGCCTGTATGACGCTTGGAATTACCGGCAGCAGATATTGGCCGGGGCGGACACTGATTCTTTTCGAGTGGTTTTTGGCGAAGCCGATTTTCTCCCAGGTCTTATTGTAGACAAGTTCGCCTCCTATCTGGTGGTGCAAACACTGGCCCTGGGGATCGACCGTTACCAAGAGCTGTTAGTGGCTTTACTGGACGAGTTGATTGAACCTCGAGGGATATATGAACAAAACAGTGTTTTGGTAAGGGAACTAGAAGGGTTGGATCTGCGTGCCGGGTTTCTCAAAGGGCCCTTTGACCCACTGGTGATTATTCATGAAAACGGCCTTAAGTTCTTTATCGATATTGCGCAGGGGCAGAAGACTGGTTACTTTCTAGACCAGCGTGAAAACAAGGCAGCTATTCGTCCCCTGGTTAAGAACGCCCGTGTCCTGGATTGTTTCTGCTACACCGGGGGGTTCAGTGTTCATGCGGCCAAATATGGCGCTGCGCAGGTACTGGGTTTTGACATTTCGGAAGAAGCGGTTGAGATGGCTCGGCGTAATGCAGCGCTTAATGGATACCAGGATATATGCTCTTTTGAGGCGGTCAATGTGTTCGACGCTCTGAGGGAACTGGAACGCCGAGGCGAAAAGTATGATGTGGTGATTTTAGACCCACCGGCTTTTGTGAAGAGCCGCAAGGCTTTGGAAGGAGCTATAAGGGGGTATAAAGAGATAAACTTGCGCGCGATGAAGATAATTAAGCCGGGTGGGTTCTTGGTGACCTGCTCCTGCTCCTACCATATGCTGGAGGAGTTATTCATGGAAGTGGTAGAAAGCGCTGGTCTGGATGCCCGCCGGCGACTGAGGCTCATTGCCAGGAGAGGCCAGGCCCCTGACCACCCCTGGCTGTGCGGTTATGATGAATCACACTATCTTAAGTGCCTGTTCCTTCAAGTGTTGTAA
- a CDS encoding sodium-translocating pyrophosphatase, protein MSGGLLGLFTLLLLPAMALASEANLQIPNLTPEQNNLLLGGILVCLLGMLFGFYQFMKVRSLKAHQSMLDVANTIYETCKTYLIQQGKFLVILLTFIGICIAFYFGYLQGTPIGGVLLILAWTVIGILGSYSVAWYGIRMNTLANSRMAFAALERKPLRLLDIPLDAGMSIGVLLICVELIMMLIIMLFVPRELAGASFIGFAIGESLGASALRIAGGIFTKIADIGSDLMKIVFKIKEDDPRNPGVIADCTGDNAGDSVGPTADGFETYGVTGVALISFIVLAVDKTLQGSLLTWIFAMRILMIVTSIVSFYVNKAFSQAKYSRNDDFDFEQPLTNLVWITSILSIVVTFIVSYFMLGPGSLVASKNQNLWFVLSIIISCGTLGAALIPEFTKIFTSGKSAHVQEVVKSSREGGPSLNILSGFIAGNFSSFWQGMVFFALMFAAYFASGYGLKEIMIYPSIFAFGLVAFGFLGMGPVTIAVDSYGPVTDNAQSIYELSLIETIPNIETEIQTQYGFQPDFEKAKHYLEANDSAGNTFKATAKPVLIGTAVVGATTMIFSLILVIKNVLGVEPENILTILNPYTILGFLCGGAVIYWFTGASTQAVSTGAYRAVEYIKKNIRLDENASQKAATENSKEVVKICTQYAQAGMFNIFIAIFSFALSFACLSAPSGGNEPVAFFVSYLISIATFGLFQAVFMANAGGCWDNAKKVVEVDLKEKGTDLHAATVVGDTVGDPFKDTSSVALNPIIKFTTLFGLLAMEIAISESFKNIAPNIGLVFLLIALIFVWRSFYAMRINHKY, encoded by the coding sequence ATGTCTGGTGGTTTACTGGGTTTATTTACGCTCCTGCTTTTACCAGCAATGGCCTTGGCCAGCGAGGCCAATCTTCAGATTCCCAATTTAACCCCGGAGCAGAACAATTTGCTTTTAGGCGGTATACTGGTTTGTCTATTGGGAATGTTGTTTGGATTTTATCAGTTTATGAAAGTTAGGAGCCTGAAAGCACACCAGTCCATGCTGGATGTGGCAAATACCATTTATGAAACCTGTAAAACCTATCTTATCCAGCAGGGGAAGTTTCTTGTTATATTGCTTACTTTTATTGGTATCTGCATAGCCTTCTATTTTGGTTATCTTCAGGGAACACCAATTGGTGGTGTATTACTGATCCTGGCGTGGACTGTGATCGGCATTCTTGGTTCTTATAGTGTGGCTTGGTATGGCATTCGGATGAATACACTGGCTAACAGCCGGATGGCCTTTGCTGCTCTGGAAAGAAAACCGCTGCGGCTTCTGGATATTCCGCTCGATGCGGGAATGAGCATTGGGGTGCTTTTAATCTGCGTTGAACTTATAATGATGTTGATTATCATGCTGTTTGTTCCTCGTGAACTGGCTGGGGCAAGTTTTATCGGCTTTGCCATCGGTGAATCCCTGGGAGCCAGTGCATTGCGAATTGCTGGGGGGATCTTCACTAAGATTGCTGATATCGGTTCTGACCTGATGAAAATCGTCTTTAAAATAAAAGAGGACGATCCGCGCAACCCTGGTGTGATCGCGGACTGTACGGGGGATAATGCCGGGGACAGCGTTGGACCCACCGCCGATGGATTTGAAACCTATGGTGTTACTGGTGTAGCCCTAATTTCGTTCATTGTTCTGGCTGTAGACAAAACACTTCAGGGCAGCCTTCTTACCTGGATTTTTGCGATGCGTATCCTCATGATTGTTACCTCTATTGTGTCATTCTATGTTAATAAAGCATTCAGCCAGGCTAAATACAGCCGCAACGATGATTTTGATTTCGAGCAACCTCTTACCAACCTGGTGTGGATTACTTCAATTCTTTCTATTGTTGTTACATTTATTGTCAGCTACTTTATGTTAGGACCAGGTTCACTCGTGGCGAGTAAGAACCAGAATCTGTGGTTTGTTCTTTCGATCATCATTAGCTGTGGTACCCTGGGGGCGGCTTTGATTCCTGAATTCACCAAAATATTTACCAGTGGTAAGTCGGCCCACGTGCAGGAAGTAGTAAAATCTTCCAGAGAAGGTGGCCCTTCGCTGAATATTTTGTCGGGTTTTATTGCCGGCAATTTCAGTTCATTCTGGCAGGGTATGGTGTTCTTCGCCCTAATGTTTGCCGCTTACTTTGCCAGCGGATATGGTTTGAAAGAGATCATGATCTATCCTTCCATCTTTGCTTTTGGTCTTGTGGCTTTCGGATTCCTGGGCATGGGTCCTGTCACAATTGCTGTTGACAGTTATGGACCGGTAACCGATAATGCCCAGTCTATTTACGAACTATCACTGATCGAAACCATACCGAATATTGAGACGGAAATTCAGACCCAATATGGTTTTCAACCGGATTTTGAAAAGGCCAAGCATTATCTTGAAGCAAACGACAGTGCAGGAAATACCTTCAAGGCAACGGCAAAACCGGTTTTAATCGGGACGGCTGTCGTTGGCGCGACGACAATGATTTTTTCTTTGATTTTAGTTATTAAAAATGTGCTGGGGGTTGAACCCGAAAACATTCTCACTATACTCAATCCCTATACAATTTTGGGCTTTTTATGTGGAGGGGCTGTTATCTACTGGTTTACTGGCGCCTCGACCCAGGCAGTTTCAACTGGTGCTTACCGGGCGGTCGAATATATTAAAAAGAATATTCGGCTTGACGAAAATGCGAGCCAGAAAGCCGCGACGGAAAACTCCAAAGAAGTGGTTAAGATCTGCACCCAGTATGCGCAGGCCGGTATGTTCAACATCTTTATCGCTATATTCTCATTTGCCCTGTCCTTTGCCTGTCTTTCAGCGCCCTCTGGCGGCAATGAACCAGTTGCGTTCTTTGTTTCATACCTCATTTCGATCGCGACATTCGGTTTGTTCCAGGCTGTATTCATGGCCAATGCCGGTGGCTGCTGGGATAATGCCAAGAAAGTTGTTGAAGTGGATCTGAAGGAAAAGGGCACCGATTTGCATGCAGCTACAGTAGTGGGGGACACTGTTGGCGACCCATTCAAAGATACGTCTTCCGTTGCGCTCAATCCAATTATTAAGTTTACGACTCTATTCGGTTTATTGGCCATGGAGATTGCTATCTCTGAATCCTTTAAAAATATTGCGCCCAATATTGGTCTCGTATTTCTTCTGATTGCCTTGATCTTCGTGTGGCGTTCATTTTATGCGATGCGCATAAATCATAAATATTGA
- a CDS encoding PadR family transcriptional regulator, whose product MKNSLSGYQIQKFMNITTNFCNSVKYGSIHLALKNLENENLVTSEEVTNNGRLTKVYTITEQGKIAFINYYKEPIKSDIFRTDMGNRLFFVDNLFSRQEIMLFITEYINQLQHEIEQLEQIKNKELYLMDNYQLFCFKLSVERRRCYIQMYTRLLKELQQQDNE is encoded by the coding sequence ATGAAGAATAGTTTGAGTGGTTATCAAATACAGAAGTTTATGAACATAACAACAAATTTCTGTAACTCTGTAAAATATGGTAGTATTCACCTGGCTTTAAAAAACCTTGAAAATGAAAATTTAGTCACCAGTGAAGAAGTAACCAATAACGGAAGGTTAACGAAAGTATATACAATAACTGAACAGGGAAAAATAGCATTTATCAATTATTATAAAGAACCTATAAAGTCAGATATATTCAGAACCGATATGGGTAACCGACTATTTTTTGTTGACAATCTATTTTCCCGGCAAGAGATTATGCTTTTTATAACAGAATATATTAATCAATTGCAACATGAAATAGAACAATTAGAGCAGATAAAAAACAAAGAGTTGTATTTAATGGATAATTATCAGCTTTTTTGTTTTAAGTTGAGTGTTGAGCGCCGTAGATGCTATATTCAGATGTATACAAGATTATTGAAGGAATTACAGCAACAAGATAATGAATAA
- a CDS encoding CBS domain-containing protein, whose product MTNLFLQQMSIKSLANPDYPRLVAECSLASAVSYFQRTRELLVAVVDVNNRLLGVLNSNDLLGVVYSWICELIPIVDGAQRKERQIETEALTFNPILEMPIRDMVREPQLIVSEEAASLSLGMLLEQGVQEVLVVDSENRFVGALVLNDVTNAVWKEIANLPEIFGKVLESVYNGGSGGVPGCDRVGEHLRGIEQYQKA is encoded by the coding sequence ATGACCAACTTGTTTCTGCAGCAGATGAGTATTAAGTCACTAGCCAACCCCGATTATCCCCGCTTGGTGGCGGAATGTTCCCTAGCCTCTGCGGTTTCTTATTTTCAACGAACCCGCGAACTGTTGGTGGCGGTGGTCGACGTGAATAACCGGCTACTGGGGGTGTTAAACAGTAACGACTTGCTAGGGGTAGTCTACAGCTGGATATGCGAGCTCATACCAATAGTTGATGGGGCCCAGCGGAAAGAACGACAGATAGAGACAGAAGCTCTGACCTTTAACCCAATTTTAGAGATGCCGATTAGAGATATGGTCCGGGAGCCGCAACTGATTGTCAGTGAGGAGGCTGCCAGTCTTTCCTTAGGCATGCTGTTGGAGCAGGGGGTTCAGGAAGTACTGGTGGTTGATTCCGAAAATCGTTTTGTTGGGGCACTTGTCTTAAACGATGTCACGAATGCTGTCTGGAAAGAGATTGCTAACTTGCCGGAGATTTTTGGCAAGGTTTTAGAATCGGTTTACAATGGAGGCAGTGGCGGTGTTCCAGGATGTGACCGAGTTGGAGAGCATCTCCGAGGAATTGAACAATACCAAAAAGCTTAA
- a CDS encoding O-acetyl-ADP-ribose deacetylase — METVIGKTRLTLIKGDITQQETEAIVNAANSTLLGGGGVDGAIHRAGGPKILEECKQIRARQGGCPTGEAVITSGGNLTARYVIHTVGPIWSGGTNNEPELLRQAYYNTLSLATRQGIRSLSFPSISTGAYRFPVRQAAEIALSTVIDYLQTNDFTEVRFVLFSDADLAVYEETLRTLVSYSSRR, encoded by the coding sequence ATGGAAACTGTCATCGGAAAAACTAGACTGACTCTGATTAAGGGTGACATCACGCAGCAGGAGACGGAGGCCATTGTAAACGCGGCCAACTCGACGCTTTTGGGGGGCGGTGGTGTGGACGGGGCGATCCACCGGGCGGGTGGTCCCAAGATTCTTGAGGAGTGTAAGCAGATCCGGGCCAGACAGGGTGGTTGCCCAACCGGGGAGGCAGTAATTACCAGCGGTGGTAACTTAACAGCCCGCTACGTCATTCATACGGTTGGGCCAATCTGGTCAGGTGGGACGAATAATGAACCTGAACTTCTCCGGCAAGCTTATTACAACACCCTATCTCTGGCTACGCGGCAGGGGATTCGTTCGCTTTCTTTTCCTTCGATCAGTACAGGAGCTTATCGATTCCCAGTTCGGCAGGCGGCCGAGATCGCCCTATCGACTGTGATTGACTACCTTCAGACCAATGATTTTACTGAGGTGCGGTTTGTGCTTTTCAGTGATGCTGATCTGGCTGTTTATGAGGAAACCCTTCGCACTCTGGTCAGCTATTCATCAAGGAGATAA
- a CDS encoding NAD(P)/FAD-dependent oxidoreductase, whose amino-acid sequence METVDIAVIGAGVVGLAVAYELARTFPGQAIAILEKNSRFGQEISSRNSEVIHAGLYYPQESLKTKLCVEGNELLYEFCARYQVRHQRIGKLIVATHDGDLPVLERLYRQGTVNGVQLQVIEARELNKLEPNISAIAALLSVNTGIIDSDNLMRCLYRLTLDQGVLAVFRSPVTRIDFTSRGYRLETGGERLLARVVVNAAGLASDRVAAMVGLDIDRYGYRLHYCKGEYYRLTPRLKINHLVYPPPEHAGLGIHITLDLHGGQRLGPNAYYVDKIDYAMDETHRQEFYTAAWSYLPDLQWEDLQPGFAGIRPKLQGPGETFRDFVISEETEKGLPGFVNLIGIESPGLTSCLAIAQYVASLIKDRCQ is encoded by the coding sequence ATGGAAACTGTTGATATTGCCGTTATTGGGGCGGGTGTGGTCGGGCTGGCGGTGGCTTATGAACTAGCGCGCACCTTTCCAGGGCAAGCCATTGCCATTCTGGAGAAGAACAGCCGGTTCGGGCAGGAGATTTCTAGCCGCAACAGTGAGGTGATCCACGCCGGCCTCTATTATCCGCAGGAGTCACTGAAGACCAAACTGTGTGTTGAGGGAAATGAATTACTGTATGAATTTTGCGCTCGGTACCAGGTCAGGCATCAGCGAATCGGTAAACTGATCGTGGCTACGCACGACGGTGATCTGCCGGTGTTGGAGAGATTGTACCGGCAGGGGACGGTCAACGGGGTACAGCTTCAGGTGATTGAAGCAAGAGAGCTTAATAAACTGGAGCCGAATATTTCGGCCATCGCGGCGCTTCTTTCCGTCAATACTGGGATTATCGATTCGGACAACCTGATGCGTTGTTTGTACCGCTTGACCCTTGATCAGGGAGTGCTGGCTGTTTTTCGTTCTCCTGTGACCAGGATCGATTTTACCAGCAGGGGTTACCGACTAGAGACGGGCGGGGAAAGATTGCTTGCCCGGGTAGTGGTGAACGCGGCCGGACTGGCCAGTGACCGGGTAGCGGCTATGGTGGGCCTGGATATAGACCGGTATGGTTATCGTCTTCACTACTGCAAAGGGGAGTACTATCGGTTGACTCCCCGGCTCAAGATCAATCACCTGGTCTACCCTCCCCCGGAGCATGCGGGTCTGGGAATTCACATTACGCTCGACTTGCACGGAGGACAGCGCCTGGGGCCGAATGCCTATTACGTAGATAAAATTGATTACGCGATGGATGAAACCCATCGTCAGGAATTTTATACGGCCGCGTGGAGCTACCTTCCTGATCTCCAGTGGGAGGACCTGCAGCCCGGTTTTGCTGGGATCAGACCCAAACTGCAAGGGCCAGGAGAGACCTTCCGGGATTTCGTCATCAGTGAGGAAACGGAAAAGGGCCTGCCCGGGTTCGTTAATTTGATTGGCATCGAATCACCCGGGTTAACGTCATGTCTGGCCATTGCCCAGTATGTGGCCAGTCTGATTAAGGACCGCTGTCAATAG
- a CDS encoding tRNA threonylcarbamoyladenosine dehydratase gives MKHLHSFSRTELLLGSKALDILSKKRVAVLGLGGVGSFTVEALVRSGIQKFVLVDHDLVCVTNLNRQIHATTQTIGQPKVELMKERIQSINPRAEVRTWQTFFTEANAEEIITPDIDYIVDAIDTVSSKISLVLKAKEKNIPLISCLGAGNKLDPTKFRVTDIYNTRICPLARVMRHELRKRGVTGLKVVYSEEEPCKPKETGVASCPGSCLCPNKEHTSTVRRQIPGSVAFVPPVAGLIAAGEVIKDLIHY, from the coding sequence ATGAAACACCTGCACTCGTTTTCACGGACGGAACTATTATTGGGCAGTAAAGCCCTGGACATTCTCTCCAAAAAGCGCGTGGCCGTTCTCGGGCTCGGTGGGGTAGGCAGTTTTACGGTCGAGGCCCTGGTTAGAAGCGGGATCCAGAAGTTTGTGCTGGTGGATCATGATCTGGTCTGTGTGACCAACCTCAACCGCCAGATTCATGCCACCACCCAGACTATCGGTCAGCCAAAGGTCGAGTTGATGAAGGAACGGATTCAGTCAATCAATCCCCGGGCTGAGGTCAGAACATGGCAGACTTTCTTCACCGAGGCTAACGCCGAAGAAATAATCACTCCGGACATCGATTACATCGTTGATGCCATCGACACGGTCTCCAGCAAAATCTCCCTGGTTCTGAAAGCAAAAGAGAAAAACATCCCGCTGATCAGTTGTCTGGGAGCAGGCAATAAACTCGACCCGACAAAATTCAGAGTCACCGATATCTATAACACACGAATTTGTCCCCTGGCCCGGGTCATGCGGCATGAATTACGGAAAAGAGGGGTTACCGGCCTCAAAGTGGTTTACTCGGAGGAAGAACCCTGCAAACCAAAAGAAACAGGGGTCGCCAGTTGTCCTGGTAGCTGCCTCTGTCCCAATAAAGAACACACCTCTACTGTACGCCGTCAGATTCCTGGCAGCGTGGCCTTTGTCCCACCCGTAGCTGGACTCATTGCCGCGGGCGAAGTCATTAAAGACCTGATCCACTATTGA
- a CDS encoding transposase: MYILQQNLFSFEQWLEIESQGRLELFFSALDLRPYVKELRSASPRGRKGQSREAILRALLAAPFENISEFTALRDRLVKDIRFRYQCGFELAKRVPSISTFSRIFAQITEKGIAQKLFDDLVEQCRDEGIIVGDTIAIDSTAIDAYEKKQPKSKSQGTGNATWGAKYDTFMNKITWFGYKVHLAVDTASELPVALEVTPANINDGDMGPALVEKVASQTSQGKLAYVLADSGYDQLKNYEAAKAHGAQAIIPLNLRNAKEPPEGFSFNGTPRCSMGYDMVYWGCEKNYLKFRCPHALGKVDCPNGMTWCSSSNYGMVVKINVKDDLRRFSLPHRGSKRWEELYDKRTSVERCHSRLKENLTANDLHVREIEKVKTHVYINAIVLLASALASCKDKKSQQQKAA, from the coding sequence TTGTATATTCTCCAACAAAACTTATTTTCCTTCGAGCAATGGTTAGAAATCGAATCTCAAGGCCGCTTGGAACTATTTTTTAGTGCTTTGGATTTGCGTCCATATGTCAAGGAGTTAAGATCTGCTTCACCCCGTGGAAGAAAAGGGCAAAGCCGGGAAGCAATCCTTCGAGCACTCCTTGCAGCTCCTTTTGAAAACATTTCAGAGTTCACCGCCCTTCGTGATCGGTTGGTCAAAGATATTAGATTTCGGTACCAATGCGGCTTCGAACTCGCTAAGAGGGTTCCCTCAATTTCCACATTTAGTAGAATCTTTGCGCAAATTACCGAGAAGGGAATCGCTCAAAAGCTGTTTGATGATTTGGTAGAGCAGTGTCGGGATGAAGGTATTATTGTCGGCGATACCATTGCAATTGACAGCACAGCAATTGATGCCTACGAGAAGAAGCAACCCAAATCAAAGAGCCAGGGAACCGGCAATGCCACATGGGGAGCTAAATATGATACCTTCATGAACAAGATTACTTGGTTTGGTTACAAGGTTCATTTAGCTGTTGATACTGCGAGCGAATTACCAGTAGCCCTTGAAGTCACTCCAGCGAACATTAATGATGGAGACATGGGGCCTGCTCTAGTTGAAAAAGTCGCTTCTCAGACTTCTCAAGGAAAGTTAGCTTATGTTCTTGCTGATTCAGGTTATGATCAACTGAAGAACTATGAGGCAGCGAAAGCTCACGGTGCACAGGCCATTATTCCCTTAAACCTAAGAAATGCAAAGGAACCACCCGAAGGTTTTTCATTCAATGGTACTCCCAGGTGCTCTATGGGATACGACATGGTCTATTGGGGTTGCGAAAAGAACTATCTCAAGTTTCGCTGCCCCCATGCTCTTGGTAAAGTCGATTGCCCCAATGGAATGACTTGGTGTTCTTCTTCAAACTATGGGATGGTTGTAAAAATTAATGTTAAAGATGATCTAAGACGCTTTTCTCTTCCCCACCGTGGATCAAAACGGTGGGAAGAACTATACGACAAGCGAACATCTGTGGAACGCTGCCATTCTCGACTCAAAGAAAATCTTACAGCCAACGACCTTCACGTAAGGGAAATTGAGAAAGTTAAAACGCATGTCTACATAAATGCCATCGTGTTATTAGCTTCGGCTTTGGCATCATGTAAAGATAAGAAGTCACAACAGCAAAAAGCAGCTTAA
- a CDS encoding threonine synthase, producing the protein MLYESTRGQCSAITSAEAIKTGLALDGGLYVPSNPVKLTSDQWRDLLGATYQERALSLLSLYLTDFTPEELARCVNGAYNRQKFDALAIAPVVKLSETTYILELWHGPTCAFKDMALQILPYLLTTSVRKTGEDAEIVILVATSGDTGKAALEGFRDVPQTKIIVFYPDEGVSEVQKRQMVTQEGNNVSVVAVKGNFDDAQSGVKNLFGDQAFNDLLAGHGLKLSSANSINWGRLVPQIVYYVSAYLDLVKQGELNEGDPINVVVPTGNFGNILAAFYARRMGLPVNKLICAANANNVLTDFIRTGVYDRNRPLAKTISPSMDILISSNLERLLYELTDHNAAQVRQWMIELKETGRYAVDAATRAQVQDVFWSDFATDAETLATIKEIYALYGYVVDTHTAVGQNVYIKYRQATEDNTPTIIASTASPFKFAVSVVKAILGEGAARSRDEFELLELLAESCRLTIPDGLRGLTTRPIWHTKQVEKDGLKRAVEEFLGM; encoded by the coding sequence GTGTTATATGAAAGTACCCGGGGACAGTGTTCGGCAATTACTTCCGCGGAAGCAATTAAGACGGGTTTAGCCCTGGATGGTGGCTTGTATGTTCCCAGTAACCCGGTGAAATTAACGTCTGACCAGTGGCGAGACTTATTGGGGGCGACCTACCAGGAGCGGGCCCTGTCCCTGTTGAGCCTTTATTTGACTGATTTTACTCCGGAGGAACTTGCTAGGTGTGTCAATGGAGCTTACAACCGACAAAAATTTGATGCCCTGGCCATCGCCCCGGTGGTTAAGTTAAGTGAGACTACTTATATTTTGGAACTCTGGCACGGACCAACCTGTGCGTTTAAGGATATGGCCTTGCAGATTCTACCTTACTTGTTAACCACCAGCGTCAGGAAGACGGGTGAGGACGCGGAGATCGTCATTCTGGTCGCCACGTCGGGAGATACCGGGAAAGCGGCTCTAGAAGGATTTCGCGATGTTCCACAGACCAAAATCATCGTTTTTTACCCGGACGAGGGGGTAAGCGAAGTCCAGAAAAGACAGATGGTTACTCAGGAAGGTAATAACGTAAGTGTGGTAGCCGTGAAAGGGAACTTTGATGACGCCCAAAGCGGAGTTAAAAATTTGTTTGGCGATCAGGCTTTCAACGACTTATTGGCAGGACACGGGCTGAAATTATCCTCGGCCAATTCGATTAACTGGGGCCGCCTGGTTCCCCAAATTGTTTATTATGTTTCTGCCTACTTGGACCTGGTGAAACAGGGAGAACTGAATGAAGGTGACCCGATCAATGTGGTGGTACCAACCGGTAATTTTGGTAATATCCTGGCCGCTTTTTATGCGCGGCGGATGGGACTGCCTGTAAATAAGTTGATCTGCGCGGCTAACGCCAACAATGTGTTGACTGACTTTATCCGGACCGGCGTCTACGACCGCAACCGTCCTTTGGCGAAAACGATCTCACCTTCAATGGATATCCTGATTTCGAGTAACCTGGAGCGGCTGCTGTATGAACTGACCGACCATAACGCCGCGCAGGTCCGCCAGTGGATGATCGAGTTAAAAGAAACCGGTCGTTACGCAGTGGACGCGGCTACCCGGGCGCAGGTGCAGGATGTATTCTGGTCGGATTTTGCTACCGATGCGGAAACCTTGGCGACGATCAAGGAAATCTATGCTCTGTATGGCTACGTGGTAGACACCCATACCGCGGTTGGTCAAAACGTCTACATCAAATATCGCCAGGCGACGGAGGACAATACACCAACTATTATCGCCTCCACGGCCAGTCCTTTTAAATTTGCGGTCAGTGTGGTTAAGGCCATCTTGGGTGAGGGAGCGGCCCGCAGCCGGGACGAGTTTGAACTGCTAGAACTGCTGGCAGAGTCCTGTCGGCTTACAATTCCCGATGGGTTAAGAGGTCTGACAACCCGGCCGATCTGGCACACGAAGCAGGTGGAGAAAGACGGATTGAAAAGGGCTGTTGAGGAATTTCTGGGTATGTAG
- a CDS encoding rubrerythrin family protein, whose translation MQLKGSRTEANLLAAFAGESQARNKYTYFASQAKKEGFEQIAGIFLETADQEKEHAKRILNFLQGIGTTVENLTAAAAGEHHEWTNMYKEFEQVAREEGFANIADFFREVAEVEEEHEKRYLALLKRVQEGTVFKRTEPIRWQCRNCGYVHMGTEPPEVCPACAHPRAYYQPMCENY comes from the coding sequence ATGCAATTAAAAGGTTCTCGGACTGAAGCGAATCTGCTGGCTGCCTTTGCGGGGGAATCCCAGGCCCGTAACAAGTACACCTATTTTGCCAGCCAGGCCAAGAAAGAAGGGTTTGAACAGATCGCCGGGATTTTTCTGGAGACGGCGGACCAGGAAAAGGAGCACGCCAAACGGATTCTCAATTTTCTTCAGGGAATCGGCACAACTGTCGAGAATTTAACGGCAGCGGCTGCCGGGGAACATCACGAGTGGACAAACATGTATAAGGAATTTGAACAGGTGGCTCGAGAGGAAGGATTTGCCAACATTGCTGACTTTTTCCGGGAAGTGGCCGAAGTGGAAGAGGAGCATGAAAAGAGATACCTGGCTTTGTTGAAGCGGGTTCAGGAGGGTACTGTGTTTAAAAGGACGGAACCGATCCGGTGGCAGTGCCGCAATTGCGGTTATGTCCACATGGGGACTGAACCACCGGAAGTGTGTCCGGCGTGTGCTCATCCTCGGGCTTATTATCAGCCGATGTGTGAGAATTATTAA